A single Pedobacter sp. PACM 27299 DNA region contains:
- a CDS encoding DUF1905 domain-containing protein, producing the protein MELLKNKKLILQHVPGKGAWTYHLVIPGTKDIRGKWGSIKVSGNIDHYEFKNLNLAPLKGEDKRISINSEIRKAIGKKGGNEVVVTMYKTSDNRLALEGDLKECFKDAEVYEKFASLPDHVQYHIIKEILSQHDESNQEKMINVHIERLSSKK; encoded by the coding sequence ATGGAACTACTCAAAAACAAAAAACTCATCCTTCAGCATGTGCCCGGTAAGGGAGCCTGGACTTATCATTTGGTTATACCGGGGACAAAGGATATCCGTGGTAAATGGGGTTCTATAAAAGTATCCGGCAATATTGATCATTATGAATTTAAAAACTTAAACCTTGCCCCGTTGAAAGGAGAGGATAAGCGTATTTCAATCAATAGTGAAATACGCAAAGCTATTGGTAAAAAAGGGGGAAATGAAGTTGTGGTGACCATGTATAAAACCTCCGACAACCGACTTGCCTTAGAAGGCGACCTCAAAGAGTGTTTCAAAGATGCAGAAGTTTATGAAAAATTCGCCTCTTTGCCTGATCATGTACAGTACCACATTATCAAAGAGATTCTCTCGCAGCATGACGAAAGCAATCAAGAGAAGATGATCAATGTGCATATTGAAAGGCTCTCTTCAAAAAAATGA
- a CDS encoding DUF4133 domain-containing protein, whose product MASIYHINKGVSKPIEFRGLKGQYIAWLAIGLVLLLIGFAVLYLLGIGLIGILPIILGLGSLLFFMVFRLSHRFGEHGLMKFMAKRGLPKSLIFRSRRLFTGLKSSAIHLDKKKSW is encoded by the coding sequence ATGGCTAGCATCTATCATATTAATAAAGGGGTTTCTAAACCTATTGAATTCCGTGGGCTAAAAGGGCAATACATTGCCTGGCTGGCGATTGGCCTGGTATTGTTGCTGATTGGTTTTGCTGTATTGTACCTGCTGGGCATTGGATTAATAGGAATCTTACCAATCATACTGGGCTTGGGGAGTCTATTGTTTTTTATGGTTTTTCGTTTAAGTCATCGGTTTGGAGAGCACGGGTTGATGAAGTTTATGGCAAAACGTGGTTTACCTAAAAGCTTGATCTTTCGTTCCCGCAGGTTATTTACCGGGTTAAAAAGTTCAGCTATTCATTTAGATAAAAAGAAATCATGGTAG
- a CDS encoding RteC domain-containing protein, with product MNDGMNENALRAFTVLEEDLKILSQSKGHPTAILREQESQVISVLGDLRILHPVDDPVLEINFHKHLYPSFRSLLIYYQEKHLVCLTLPHDNLCLLKRHYQGELQRIARFFDAYAFHYKYFILKGQELDALFFTENADSQNVLLPVVPAYESAGSTVTGELFARIMAYERLRTDLLSLLYELEPKPILSSTTIDRFGKLRKPFKWTGETINLIEVAHAIHLNKQINEGEIGIVEFFEGLGEFFGVNLGVPKKGFDNMKSRKRLSRTQFLDLMRDSVIKKMDDEDDWGSVRGLL from the coding sequence ATGAATGATGGCATGAATGAAAATGCGCTTAGAGCGTTTACAGTTTTAGAGGAGGACTTGAAAATCCTCTCACAATCTAAAGGACATCCAACCGCTATTTTGCGTGAGCAGGAGTCACAGGTTATCTCCGTTTTAGGAGATTTAAGGATTCTTCATCCTGTTGATGATCCAGTCTTGGAGATCAATTTCCACAAACACTTATATCCTAGTTTTAGAAGTTTATTGATTTATTACCAGGAAAAACACTTGGTATGTTTGACGTTACCTCATGATAATTTGTGTTTGCTTAAAAGGCATTATCAGGGGGAACTTCAGCGCATTGCCCGCTTTTTTGATGCTTATGCTTTTCATTACAAGTATTTCATTTTAAAAGGCCAGGAGCTTGATGCTTTATTTTTTACGGAGAATGCAGACTCTCAAAATGTATTGCTTCCGGTTGTCCCAGCTTATGAGTCTGCTGGTAGTACAGTAACTGGAGAGTTGTTTGCCAGAATTATGGCTTATGAGCGGCTACGAACAGACCTACTCTCGTTATTGTATGAACTTGAACCTAAACCTATCTTATCCAGTACCACGATAGACAGGTTTGGTAAATTACGGAAACCCTTTAAATGGACCGGTGAGACAATCAATTTGATCGAGGTTGCCCATGCCATTCATTTAAACAAACAGATTAATGAGGGAGAGATTGGCATCGTGGAGTTTTTTGAAGGACTCGGTGAATTTTTCGGGGTAAATCTGGGTGTTCCTAAGAAAGGTTTTGATAATATGAAATCCAGGAAGCGGTTGAGTAGGACACAGTTTCTGGATCTGATGCGTGACTCGGTTATAAAAAAGATGGACGATGAGGATGACTGGGGAAGCGTAAGAGGCCTTTTGTAG
- a CDS encoding DUF4134 domain-containing protein, with protein MAIVLCVVNVLQSVILYAQSGTAGIQQATTEVKSYFNSGTNLMYAIGAVVGLVGAIKVFNKWNAGEPDTSKVASAWFGSCIFLVVVATVLKSFFGV; from the coding sequence ATGGCCATCGTGCTTTGTGTCGTAAATGTGTTGCAGAGCGTGATACTTTACGCTCAAAGTGGTACCGCAGGTATTCAGCAGGCCACCACGGAGGTCAAAAGTTATTTCAATTCCGGGACTAACCTGATGTATGCAATTGGCGCTGTTGTGGGCCTAGTAGGTGCAATCAAGGTATTCAATAAATGGAATGCTGGTGAGCCAGATACTTCGAAAGTGGCTTCTGCCTGGTTTGGTTCCTGTATTTTTCTGGTGGTAGTGGCTACCGTTTTAAAGTCTTTTTTCGGGGTTTAA
- a CDS encoding helix-turn-helix domain-containing protein, with protein sequence MGEKEDKYLKRFGERLEVLKEASGLSYRKIAANCNVEHSDIKRYVDGKINPTLLTIIDLAKGLGIEPKELLEVRWNDVE encoded by the coding sequence ATGGGAGAGAAAGAAGATAAATATTTAAAGAGGTTCGGAGAAAGGCTTGAAGTATTAAAGGAAGCTAGTGGACTTTCTTATCGTAAAATTGCAGCTAATTGTAATGTCGAACATAGTGACATCAAAAGGTATGTGGACGGAAAGATTAATCCTACATTACTTACAATTATTGATCTTGCGAAAGGTTTAGGAATTGAACCGAAAGAACTGTTGGAAGTCCGGTGGAACGATGTAGAGTAG